From Kwoniella shandongensis chromosome 2, complete sequence, the proteins below share one genomic window:
- a CDS encoding YbgI/family dinuclear metal center protein, with translation MGVSSPQVTSLALIKRVWERIAPLQLADKSWDNVGPMIEAPFPNPNHRKVLLTIDLTPSVCAEALTIPSLSLIVSYHPPIFRGLKSLTLSDPLQASLLKLSARGISVFSPHTSLDATPNGINTWLVRPFDALAASSTPLTQSENLDGFDGAGMGKLVKLKSPLDVSQAVRMMKEHLGLKYLQLAQPDIVKPVSSIAFCAGSGGSMFKGVDAELFVTGEMSHHEVLSAVANGQSVILANHTNTERPYLSQVLQPWLEKELNAETDLHDDAPNGKWEVLVSRADADPLRVV, from the exons ATGGGCGTCTCGTCTCCCCAAGTTACCTCGTTGGCACTTATCAAGCGGGTGTGGGAACGTATCGCGCCGTTACAGCTGGCAGACAAGTCTTGGGATAAT GTCGGACCCATGATTG AGGCACCTTTCCCGAACCCGAATCATCGTAAAGTGCTGTTGACTATCGA CCTCACGCCCTCTGTCTGCGCGGAAGCACTCACAATCCCTTCTTTGTCCTTGATCGTCTCTTACCACCCACCCATCTTCCGAGGTCTcaaatctctcactctctccgACCCTCTACAAGCTTCTTTACTCAAACTATCAGCGAGAGGGATCTCGGTGTTTTCCCCTCATACAAGTCTGGATGCGACTCCGAATGGAATCAACacctg GCTCGTCAGACCTTTCGATGCGCTTGCAGCCTCTAGCACACCACTTACGCAGAGTGAAAACCTGGATGGTTTCGACGGTGCCGGTATGGGGAAACTTGTCAAGCTTAAATCTCCTTTGGACGTGAGCCAGGctgtgaggatgatgaaagAGCATCTAGGGTTGAAGTATC TCCAGCTTGCTCAGCCCGATATCGTCAAACCCGTTAGCTCTATCGCTTTCTGTGCAggatcag GAGGAAGCATGTTCAAAGGTGTAGATGCGGAATTGTTCGTCACAGGCGAGATGTCCCAT CACGAAGTCCTGTCTGCCGTAGCAAACGGTCAATCTGTCATCCTCGCAAATCACACAAACACTGAACGACCATACCTCTCTCAAGTCCTACAACCatggttggagaaagagttgaaTGCCGAGACCGATCTTCATGATGATGCGCCGAATGGTAAATGGGAAGTATTGGTCAGTAGAGCCGATGCGGACCCATTACGTGTCGTCTAA